The DNA sequence GGTAGCAGTTGTTTTGCACACGTGACCTTTGTTTTATTCAATCCACCTCCTGACTTAAGGATCTGCACATCTCTGCCACTTTGCTCCCTCTGCTGGCTATAGGGTTTTTTATCAGACTCCCCTCCTCACACAGCTCCTTCAGTACAGCTGGTTTTCAGCAGAGGGTGGTAAGAATGCCAAATTGTTTCTCTCAAACAGGAAATGCATCTCCAGCATTATCTCTGACCCATGATCTCATAAGTAGCTGAATCTGTTTTAGGCCTACTCTTTATTATAACAGGCATGCATGTAACAATATGTTTAATACAATTGAAAACACCATACCAATTTGTGTTCTTACTGTTATTGAGCGTGATCATGATTGGACACTACCAAGTATAATTTCAACTGAAGAACATAATCTACAGTCACACCCAGAGAGTAGCATACTGATATAACTTGTGTTTGGCAAATAAACTCTCATTTGAATAAACACATCAACAATTCCTTTGCAACATGCATTAATTCAGTAATATTATGGCTTTACTTGTAAATAGTGCATACAACATACTGGATTAGAAATCAAATGCAATGACAGAAACCAACTTTTGGCACTTATTGTTTTTGCAGAGAGAATTAAAAAAGTCCTGAAATACATATTCACATAACATAGCTCAATCGATTAGTGCATTttaaacacagagacaacacactatTCAAATAAATAACTCTTGTGCTACTGGCAGAGAAAGTAACATTTCCTCAAATCTTTATTATGAGAGGAGTAACACTGTCTTAAGTGTCTAGCTACCTCCCTGTGCATACTGCTGGTGCTCTTTGGTGTTGAAGAAGGCAAAGAATATCTTCCTCCAGCCCATGGCGTTGGCTAAGGCCTCCATGTCAGGTGTGAGCTCATCACAGCGACCCCTCACAGTCTGTTCCCAGAACTCTGGCGAGTTGCAGAGCTGGGATAACCCATTCCGTAttgaaatacaacacacacacacacacagacagacagagaaacactagCTCACTAACTAAACCTAGATTATATTTTCCTGACCGTGTTGTAGCCTAACTAGGGCCCTGAGGTTTTCCTTGTCCGTTCAAAAAACTCAGGGCCCTTAATGAAATAATGTGCATATGAAAGACATGTGCTTTTGCAAATTATTTGGCTACACACTATGCactggtttcctggacacatATTACACCTAGTCCTGGATTTAAAAGCAATTTCAATGGAAATTCTCCTTAGATTACActttttagtccaggagtagATTACATTTAtatctgggaaactggccctttGGGTTTTTAAAGCCCAGGCTCACCTTGTGGAACCTCTTTGTGGTCTGTGCCAGCTGTGCTACGTCTTTCAGTTCCAGGAAGGCCAGGATTTGGAGCAGTAGGTCATTGGGCAGGCGCTCCAGGTAGTCAAAGTTCCCTTGGCACAGTGCTTGGGTGTACTGTAGGATCTGCTGGCCAAACACCACACCTACCTGTTCTAGAGATGGGTAGTACACACCTACTCAGGGCAGTGCACTTTTCAAGACCCCCAACAGAACCATGTGCATCTACACCAAAACAAATAGAGTAGGTGATGTAGGCTTAATATTTTATGGCAGGGACTTGTAATGGAAACCTTACGCTGCATGCGGGCATCTTGCAAAAAGTCATCGTGGGTCATCTTATTTTCTCCAGGTGCAGCTCCCTTGAATTCAATCCGCAAAGAAATCTTCCACGATCTCCATATCACCTGaagagaaataaaaaaatacataggCCTGTTATACACTCAGTTCTCTCAAATCATCAGAGCCTTGTAATTAAGCTATATTCAAAGCATGTTGAAACAGAAAAGTTACTTGCAGAAACAAATGTCTGATACATGAGATTGATATGTAGCACTTTAAAGTACAATCATGTCAATGGAGAGCAACACTACCAAATCCAGTGCTGTCTACCATGCCTGCTGTGCTCATGTGTAGCCTTTATCCACAGCCACAGTCCAGCATTGTGCACTTTAACTGTTTTTAACTCCCTGCAATCCGAAGATACATATCAGATGGATGATCAAATATAAGAATTTACCTCAGTTTTAGTGACAGTGAGCTGAAAAAAATCTTTTGTCGGAGGGGGACCCTGACCATTTATTTCAAACACTTTCTTCCCAAGTAGAGACGCCATTTTATACGCCAAATAGTTACCATGACAACGAAGAGAACTGCAAAATATTTTGTGATAATGAGAGCGATTATGTTCGCAATAGTATACATTGAGGGATTGCTAATAATTTaagtatataaataaaataatgatcAACCCACAATGTCATGCATATTTTCGAGAAACAGTTGTTGGATTAGGGGGTCACGACCCAGCGGATTAATATTTCGCAGCTATCCTACTGTGAGATATATAATTTTAAATTCTCTAAACACAACTGTAGACAATATTACATACGTGTGCTAAATTGTTATTGAATACATGCATTTATTTGGATCAGGTTCTGTTCAGTGTCGACTTTAACAACTCGAAAGTAGTTCCTAGCGGAAGAATGGGGCACTTTAGAGCGGAGGTATATTGCAGTTGCAGGTCCCTCAGCTGATGTGAAGGCTGAGAGAGTGAAGCTGGTGCACTGTCTGTTACAACTACAACACTGGAACAAATAGGTaataacataatatatatatataacgttcAGTGGCATCTTATTCAATAGTTTGAGGGGCTCATTGAGCGTTTAAGACTGAAATACTTGTGAGGAATGGAGAATCCGTCTCGCGAAAAAAATATGGTTTCCAATTGTCATCTCGAATCCTGTTCCTGCTTTCCTGtttttttgtgtctgtgtgatgcAAGCAGCAAAGAAGGTTCAGAGGCCATTTCGTTTTGCAACTTGTTTTGCCATAAACATACATTAGGTAGCTAGCGATACAAAATAAGCTCGCTAACCAAACAACAACTCTTGAATTGGACATAGCATAAGGTTAGCCTGTCGGCGAAACAAACATTTTAGCTAGTTAGTTGACTaccagctagctagcgttagcttgctcgctatctagctaacgttagcagttATCTTAGCGGAATGCTTTCAGTTAGCGACATTTGTTAGCTGGTTAACACTCACTTTAGCTACATAACCCGAATCATATCGGGGTAAGGTcaacatgtaacgttagctacctagctaatatTAAAAAGCGACTAATTAACGTTAGCTGCCTACCACCTCTTAAAGCTAACGTGTAATTAAATATTGCGTTCCCCGTTAATAAATATAACGGTAACTGTTTGTTTGCCAACActgttagccagccagctaacgttatatAGCTAGGTAACATCACGTCTGGCTAAAGAGAACTAAGCAACCAACTAACTTAACAATGCTAAGTAGCAGTAAGAAACGTTAGCTTCCTATTTGGCTAGGATAGCTAATTAAGTAAAcgtttgtttagctagctacctcAGGTAGCTAACGTTACTTTGTTAAATCTTGCGTTTATTACACGTCGACAGCTGTTATATTACTGAGGCGATACAATAATTATCAACTAGCCAGCGAACTATCGTTAACTATTTAGCTAGATTATGGAAACTTTAGTTTTGTATTTAGTTACTGTTCGCTAGTTAACGACAACATATTGGATAATGCCGTGTGAATGTCGTTGGATGAAGTTCCGACATTCCCTTTGAATACACTATTGCATTAGCGTAGCTATCCTGTCCTaacaagatagctagctagctaaaggttAGCAAGCTTGTTAGCTAGTACAGCTGAATCCTCTGGTGCGAAGTTAATAATAGTCCGACCGATGCTGTCATTTTCGATGGAAAGCTAAGGTAATTGTTATTTAGAGGACATTTGCCAGCCATTCCATTTGAGGTGGTTTCTatgaaaaatgttttatttagctACACATTTTTGTGCTGTTGTCTTGATAACGTTCGTTGAACGTTTTTACCACAACAGACCACCAACTACGCATTTTCATGCCACATAGCTGACGTTACATTCATACATAGCTAGCTAATATGTTATTTGCGGACTAGTCCGCATTTTTATATGAATAACCAGACATCTTAGCTAAGTGTAACGCGATAACGTTTGAATCTGAAAGGTACCATACTAGGCTCTTTGtctattgctagctagctaacgttactgtcAAATTGAAATTCTGGGACCGGGTTTGCTAACCACCTAGCTGGTGCTAACTACGTCAGATGAAGGCCTCTTTGTAAAACGAGATAGAAATAAATTATTGTAGGCTAATAAAAGCTGGTTATAATGGAAGCTATCATAGTAACCCAAGTAGTGAACTGTAGATTGTACAGGACTACAGTGGAACATGGTAAACATCAATTGTCAGAGTCGGGACGAATAAATAAACAAAGACTAGGATGTACAGTCAGAGAAGGCCTGGCTAAAATGGCCTTGCAAGCTTGCCAATTGTTCATATTTTGTATTTTCAATATCGCAGTTCATTGGGTCTTAACATGAGTGATGGCATGAAGAATATGTAGCTAGTTTATcagattttaaatgttttaacacGTGCATCATAATGAACTCCCTAAATAAATGTTCAAATTCCACCTTTTTGTCCATTCGACTCTTAACATGAGCATTTTTGCAATGGGTAATTAAAGATCATACATTTTCATCATGATAATCTGATCATACATATCGGACTAATATTGACTTAAACTCGCGTGTTTATTATAGCTTAGTTACTGTAACGTTACATGGTGAAGGCCCTTTACTGTTATGTAGCATTGGATTTTGACTTGCTGT is a window from the Oncorhynchus tshawytscha isolate Ot180627B linkage group LG14, Otsh_v2.0, whole genome shotgun sequence genome containing:
- the fbxo36a gene encoding F-box only protein 36a, with amino-acid sequence MASLLGKKVFEINGQGPPPTKDFFQLTVTKTEVIWRSWKISLRIEFKGAAPGENKMTHDDFLQDARMQQQVGVVFGQQILQYTQALCQGNFDYLERLPNDLLLQILAFLELKDVAQLAQTTKRFHKLCNSPEFWEQTVRGRCDELTPDMEALANAMGWRKIFFAFFNTKEHQQYAQGGS